One part of the Rhizobium rhizogenes genome encodes these proteins:
- a CDS encoding peptidylprolyl isomerase gives MLRYNKIAAAVIVATLGLQFPAFAQEDKVVAKVGDLEIHQSELDLAMGNLDPQLAQLPDEQKKVAALSGAIDVKLLVKNATAEGLEKTEDFKKRMDFIQDRELHNAYFRKHVVDAVTNDEVKARYDKEVAALPQEEEIKAAHILVASEDEAKDIIKQLDSGKDFAALAKEKSTDSNKDDGGDLGWFGKGRMVPEFEEAAFGLEKGAYTKTPVKTQFGFHVIKLEDKRIAPPPAFEQVEPQVRQLVMRDKYVALIEKAKADQKIEIMDETLKKGYDEATKEQQAQQPQQ, from the coding sequence ATGTTGCGCTATAATAAAATTGCGGCTGCGGTGATTGTGGCCACGCTCGGCCTTCAGTTTCCGGCTTTCGCGCAGGAAGACAAGGTTGTCGCCAAGGTTGGCGATCTGGAAATCCACCAGTCCGAACTCGACCTCGCCATGGGCAACCTCGACCCGCAGCTCGCGCAGCTGCCTGACGAGCAGAAGAAGGTCGCGGCCCTTTCCGGCGCCATCGACGTCAAGCTTCTGGTGAAGAACGCGACCGCCGAAGGTCTGGAAAAGACTGAAGATTTCAAGAAGCGCATGGATTTCATCCAGGACCGCGAGCTGCACAACGCCTATTTCCGCAAGCATGTGGTCGACGCCGTCACCAATGACGAGGTGAAGGCCCGCTACGACAAGGAAGTCGCAGCCCTGCCACAGGAAGAGGAAATCAAGGCCGCGCACATTCTCGTCGCCAGCGAGGACGAAGCCAAGGACATCATCAAGCAGCTTGATTCGGGCAAGGATTTCGCCGCACTCGCCAAGGAAAAATCGACCGATTCCAACAAGGACGACGGCGGTGATCTCGGCTGGTTCGGCAAGGGTCGCATGGTGCCGGAATTCGAGGAAGCCGCTTTCGGCCTCGAAAAGGGCGCCTACACCAAGACCCCGGTAAAGACCCAGTTCGGCTTCCACGTCATCAAGCTGGAAGACAAGCGCATCGCCCCGCCGCCGGCTTTCGAGCAGGTTGAGCCGCAGGTTCGTCAGCTTGTCATGCGTGACAAATACGTTGCCCTCATCGAGAAGGCAAAGGCTGACCAGAAGATCGAAATCATGGATGAGACGCTGAAGAAGGGCTACGACGAAGCCACGAAGGAACAGCAGGCTCAGCAGC
- the secA gene encoding preprotein translocase subunit SecA, with translation MVSLGGIARKLFGSANDRRVRSYKSKIAAINALEEATKALSNEALAAKTAEFRQQLADGKTLDDLLIPAFAVAREASRRVLHMRPFDVQLTGGMILHGGAIAEMKTGEGKTLVATLAVYLNALAGKGVHVVTVNDYLAKRDAATMSRLYGFLGLTTGVIVHGLDDDQRREAYACDITYATNNELGFDYLRDNMKYDRAQMVQRGHNYAIVDEVDSILVDEARTPLIISGPLDDRSDLYNTIDAFIPLLTPEDYEIDEKQRSANFSEDGTEKLENLLRQAGLLKGESLYDVENVAIVHHINNALKAHKLFTRDKDYIVRNDEIVIIDEFTGRMMPGRRYSEGQHQALEAKEKVQIQPENQTLSSVTFQNYFRMYTKLAGMTGTAATEAEEFGNIYGLDVIEVPTNLPIQRIDEDDEVYRTGEEKFLAIITEIKAAHERGQPVLVGTTSIEKSELLANMLRQSGFTDFQVLNARYHEQEAYIVSQAGVPGAVTIATNMAGRGTDIQLGGNVDMRLERELEGMEPGAERDAKEEAIRAEIKVLKEKALAAGGLYVIATERHESRRIDNQLRGRSGRQGDPGRSKFYLSLQDDLMRIFGSERMDSMLQKLGLKEGEAIVHPWINKALERAQKKVEARNFETRKNLLKYDDVLNDQRKVIFDQRLELMEADNIGETAADMRNEVIETLVTKHVPENAYAEQWDLAGLKAGIAQFLNLDLPVEEWAKEEGIAEDDILQRVTEAADKYAAERAERFGPEIMTYVERSVILQTIDHLWREHIVNLDHLRSVVGFRGYAQRDPLQEYKAEAFELFQALLANLREAVTAQLMRVELVQQEPQQPELPEMTAHHLDPVTGEDEMSQGIPAAFVPAEERDPNNPATWGRIGRNEMCPCGSGKKYKHCHGVYEQA, from the coding sequence ATGGTCAGTCTCGGCGGAATAGCCCGCAAGTTGTTCGGTTCGGCAAATGATCGCCGCGTCCGCTCCTATAAAAGCAAGATCGCAGCCATCAATGCGCTGGAAGAGGCCACCAAGGCACTTTCCAACGAAGCGCTGGCGGCCAAGACGGCGGAATTCCGCCAGCAGCTTGCCGATGGCAAGACGCTGGACGACCTGCTGATCCCGGCTTTCGCCGTTGCCCGTGAGGCGTCGCGCCGCGTTCTGCACATGCGCCCCTTCGACGTGCAGCTGACCGGCGGCATGATTCTGCATGGCGGCGCCATCGCCGAAATGAAGACCGGTGAAGGCAAGACGCTGGTGGCGACCCTTGCGGTCTACCTCAACGCGCTGGCCGGCAAGGGCGTGCACGTCGTTACCGTCAACGACTATCTCGCCAAGCGCGACGCGGCCACGATGAGCAGGCTCTATGGCTTCCTCGGCCTGACGACCGGCGTCATCGTCCACGGGCTGGACGACGACCAGCGCCGCGAGGCCTATGCCTGCGACATTACCTACGCGACGAATAACGAACTCGGCTTCGATTATCTGCGCGACAACATGAAATACGACCGCGCCCAGATGGTGCAGCGTGGCCACAACTACGCGATCGTCGACGAAGTCGACTCGATCCTGGTCGACGAGGCACGCACGCCGCTCATCATTTCCGGCCCGCTGGACGACCGTTCCGACCTCTACAACACCATCGATGCCTTCATTCCGCTGCTGACGCCGGAAGATTACGAAATCGATGAAAAGCAGCGCTCGGCCAACTTCTCCGAAGACGGCACCGAGAAGCTCGAGAACCTGCTGCGGCAGGCGGGCCTCTTGAAGGGCGAATCGCTTTATGACGTCGAAAACGTCGCCATCGTTCACCACATCAACAATGCGCTGAAGGCCCACAAGCTCTTCACCCGCGACAAGGACTACATCGTCCGCAACGACGAAATCGTCATCATCGACGAATTCACCGGCCGCATGATGCCGGGCCGCCGTTACTCCGAAGGCCAGCACCAGGCTCTGGAAGCCAAGGAAAAGGTGCAGATCCAGCCGGAAAACCAGACGCTTTCCTCCGTCACCTTCCAGAACTACTTCCGCATGTATACGAAACTCGCCGGCATGACCGGTACGGCCGCGACGGAAGCGGAAGAATTCGGCAATATCTATGGCCTCGACGTCATCGAAGTGCCGACCAACCTGCCGATCCAGCGTATCGACGAGGACGACGAGGTCTATCGCACCGGCGAAGAGAAATTCTTGGCGATCATCACCGAGATCAAGGCGGCGCATGAGCGTGGCCAGCCGGTTCTGGTCGGCACGACATCGATCGAAAAATCCGAGCTTCTGGCGAATATGCTGCGCCAGTCCGGCTTTACCGACTTTCAGGTTCTGAACGCCCGTTACCACGAGCAGGAAGCCTATATCGTTTCGCAGGCCGGTGTTCCCGGCGCCGTCACCATCGCCACCAACATGGCCGGCCGCGGTACCGACATCCAGCTCGGCGGCAACGTCGACATGCGTCTCGAGCGCGAACTCGAAGGCATGGAGCCGGGTGCCGAACGCGACGCGAAGGAAGAAGCCATTCGCGCTGAAATCAAGGTGCTGAAGGAAAAGGCGCTCGCCGCCGGCGGCCTTTACGTCATCGCCACCGAACGCCACGAAAGCCGCCGTATCGACAACCAGCTGCGCGGTCGTTCCGGCCGTCAGGGCGACCCCGGCCGCTCGAAATTCTACCTGTCGCTTCAGGATGACCTGATGCGTATCTTCGGTTCCGAGCGCATGGACTCGATGCTGCAGAAGCTCGGCCTGAAGGAAGGCGAAGCCATCGTCCATCCGTGGATCAACAAGGCGCTGGAACGTGCCCAGAAGAAGGTCGAAGCCCGCAACTTCGAGACCCGTAAGAACCTTCTGAAATATGACGACGTGCTGAACGACCAGCGCAAGGTTATCTTCGATCAGCGCCTCGAGCTGATGGAAGCCGACAATATCGGCGAAACCGCAGCCGACATGCGCAATGAAGTCATCGAAACGCTCGTCACCAAGCATGTTCCGGAAAATGCCTATGCCGAACAGTGGGATCTTGCCGGCCTGAAGGCGGGTATCGCCCAGTTCCTGAACCTCGACCTGCCGGTGGAGGAATGGGCGAAGGAAGAAGGCATCGCCGAGGACGACATTCTTCAGCGCGTCACCGAAGCCGCCGACAAATATGCCGCCGAGCGCGCGGAGCGTTTCGGCCCCGAGATCATGACCTATGTGGAACGCTCGGTCATTCTCCAGACGATCGACCATCTGTGGCGCGAACATATCGTCAACCTCGACCATCTCCGTTCCGTCGTCGGTTTCCGCGGTTACGCCCAGCGCGATCCGCTGCAGGAATACAAGGCGGAAGCCTTCGAGCTGTTCCAGGCGCTGCTCGCCAATCTGCGCGAGGCCGTTACCGCCCAGCTGATGCGCGTGGAACTGGTGCAGCAGGAACCGCAGCAGCCGGAACTGCCGGAAATGACCGCCCATCATCTCGATCCCGTCACCGGCGAAGACGAGATGTCACAGGGCATTCCGGCCGCTTTCGTGCCCGCCGAGGAGCGCGATCCGAACAACCCCGCCACCTGGGGCCGTATCGGGCGCAACGAAATGTGCCCCTGTGGCTCCGGCAAGAAATACAAGCACTGCCACGGCGTTTACGAACAGGCGTAA